The following are from one region of the Bacteroidetes Order II. bacterium genome:
- the pyrR gene encoding bifunctional pyr operon transcriptional regulator/uracil phosphoribosyltransferase PyrR, which yields MSKNLLIPASIVQRMIARMAHEVVERNRGAENILLLGIIPRGAVVAFHFAQAIFEITGHRPEILTLDVNPFRYQPLPSGKPYPAFQASTEGKDLLLVDDVLFSGLTIRAALEAIKPSGRPHSVQLAVLIDRGHRKWPLQPDYCGRYIPTKHQEQILVDDAQNLAVFLEE from the coding sequence GTGTCTAAAAATCTTTTGATTCCTGCTTCCATCGTACAACGCATGATTGCCCGAATGGCACACGAAGTGGTGGAGCGTAACCGTGGTGCAGAAAACATACTTTTATTAGGTATTATCCCACGTGGCGCTGTTGTTGCATTTCATTTTGCCCAAGCTATTTTCGAAATCACCGGACATCGGCCAGAAATATTGACCTTAGACGTTAACCCATTTCGGTATCAACCCCTTCCTTCCGGCAAACCCTATCCCGCGTTTCAAGCCTCTACCGAAGGCAAAGATCTTTTATTGGTGGACGACGTATTGTTCTCTGGTCTAACCATTCGGGCGGCCCTCGAAGCCATTAAACCCAGTGGACGACCCCATTCAGTGCAACTGGCTGTCCTGATAGACCGGGGCCACCGAAAATGGCCCTTGCAGCCAGATTATTGTGGACGTTATATCCCAACCAAACATCAAGAACAAATTTTAGTGGATGACGCTCAGAATCTGGCCGTTTTTTTGGAGGAATAG
- a CDS encoding transcriptional repressor, with translation MSPSPQEARMINIREHFRAFLKNRNQRQTPERFTILEEIYKLNDHFDADELYVHLKGKGVNISRATVYNTLELLLASNLVVRHQFGQNQAKYEGAYRYRQHDHLICLDCNHVLEYCDPRIQAIQEMVAQILNFEITHHALHMYGHCKRDNCEFRARKGLAGG, from the coding sequence ATGTCCCCAAGTCCACAAGAGGCCCGCATGATCAACATCCGCGAGCACTTTAGGGCATTCCTGAAAAACCGAAACCAACGACAAACACCGGAACGGTTTACCATTCTGGAGGAAATATATAAGTTGAATGATCACTTTGATGCCGATGAATTGTATGTACACCTAAAGGGCAAAGGCGTGAACATTAGCCGGGCAACCGTTTACAATACCTTAGAACTACTCTTGGCCTCCAACTTAGTGGTCCGACATCAATTTGGACAAAATCAGGCCAAATATGAAGGGGCTTATCGGTATCGCCAACACGATCACCTGATTTGTCTGGATTGCAACCACGTCTTGGAATACTGCGACCCGCGCATCCAAGCCATACAAGAAATGGTGGCACAAATCCTGAACTTCGAAATCACCCACCATGCCCTTCATATGTACGGACATTGTAAACGGGACAACTGCGAATTTAGGGCAAGAAAAGGACTCGCGGGAGGTTAA
- the tmk gene encoding dTMP kinase — protein sequence MFISFEGIDGSGKTTQAHLLTKRLQASGKEVLLLREPGGTDVSEKVRAILLDSSLHIVPFSEMLLFSAARRQLCETVILPALHAGKVVICDRYLDSTIAYQGYGRTVADPNWVHQFQLAVTDNLLPSRTYLVDVPITLATQRRRIRTADRIEQSGQAFFERVRSAYIQMAEQEADRFRSLDGTLSPEAIHNLIWQDVQSLLGTEDRD from the coding sequence ATGTTTATCAGCTTTGAAGGTATAGACGGTTCAGGAAAAACCACACAAGCCCACTTGCTTACGAAACGACTACAAGCGTCGGGAAAGGAGGTACTGTTATTACGAGAGCCAGGTGGAACCGACGTTTCTGAGAAGGTACGAGCCATTTTGTTGGATTCCTCCCTGCATATTGTCCCCTTTTCCGAAATGCTACTCTTCTCCGCTGCCCGTCGGCAGCTGTGCGAAACGGTCATTCTTCCCGCACTTCATGCCGGAAAAGTGGTTATTTGCGACCGTTACTTAGACTCCACCATCGCATACCAAGGGTATGGACGTACGGTGGCCGATCCCAACTGGGTGCACCAGTTCCAATTAGCTGTTACCGACAACCTACTGCCCTCCCGCACGTATTTAGTAGATGTACCGATTACACTTGCTACCCAAAGACGCAGGATCCGCACAGCAGACCGCATTGAACAATCCGGTCAAGCTTTTTTTGAACGGGTAAGAAGTGCATATATCCAAATGGCAGAACAAGAAGCGGATCGGTTCAGGTCTTTGGATGGAACTTTGTCTCCAGAAGCCATTCACAACTTAATTTGGCAGGATGTTCAATCACTGCTCGGAACGGAAGACCGGGATTGA
- the ftsZ gene encoding cell division protein FtsZ produces MNTNNTRSTGEERPNNPISNMFTYVGDELNKDAVIRVIGVGGGGGNALNNMAKQGIKGIEFVAVNTDAQDLMANKAHVKIQAGRSLTKGLGAGARPDIGAQAVEEARQEVEQALKGCDMVFITAGMGGGTGTGGAPAVAQIARKMDILTVAIVTRPFTFEGRKRMQFAMQGIDALKQYVDALIVIPNDRVVDVIETNTPVEVALAKVDEVLYNSTRGISDLITTHGLINLDFADVKTIMKDGGMALIGSAVASGENRAEKAAMAAIRSPLLDGLSIRNAKSVLVNITAGRSLTIKEATVATEIIKKEVGDDIGEDEIIFGMVVSEEMGDDLRVTVVATRFDEVEDILIQPKKSIAEVATPTAIPEVSAPAQPLMPPSVQEPPTTGQHAPRTETLPRREFYHTVPAYKGEQALKDLDVPAYQRRLGVNPAEETPQPPPAPTPDERSPAMKILRLSAEDRNAKKAQPKRDDDNPTFLRNMMD; encoded by the coding sequence ATGAATACCAATAACACACGCTCAACGGGGGAAGAGCGTCCGAACAACCCGATCAGTAATATGTTCACTTATGTGGGAGACGAACTGAACAAAGACGCGGTAATTCGCGTCATCGGCGTAGGTGGGGGGGGCGGTAATGCCCTAAATAACATGGCCAAACAAGGCATTAAGGGCATCGAGTTTGTGGCTGTAAATACCGATGCCCAAGACCTGATGGCCAATAAAGCCCACGTAAAGATTCAAGCCGGACGATCCCTGACCAAGGGATTGGGTGCAGGCGCACGACCAGATATCGGCGCCCAAGCCGTTGAAGAAGCACGACAGGAAGTGGAGCAAGCCCTGAAAGGCTGCGATATGGTGTTTATTACCGCCGGAATGGGGGGAGGCACAGGGACAGGAGGGGCACCAGCCGTTGCACAGATCGCCCGAAAAATGGACATTTTGACCGTGGCCATCGTCACCCGCCCATTCACTTTTGAAGGACGAAAACGGATGCAATTTGCCATGCAAGGAATTGATGCCCTAAAACAATACGTGGATGCCCTGATCGTCATTCCAAACGACCGCGTGGTAGATGTGATCGAGACCAACACCCCTGTGGAAGTTGCCCTGGCAAAGGTGGACGAAGTCCTCTATAATTCTACACGCGGCATCAGTGACCTCATTACCACGCATGGTCTGATTAACCTCGACTTCGCAGACGTAAAAACCATCATGAAAGATGGCGGAATGGCTTTGATTGGCTCGGCAGTGGCTTCGGGAGAAAACCGCGCCGAAAAAGCAGCTATGGCTGCCATTCGCAGCCCACTATTAGATGGCCTCTCCATCCGAAATGCCAAAAGTGTTTTGGTCAATATTACAGCGGGCCGCTCACTCACCATTAAAGAAGCCACGGTGGCCACCGAAATCATTAAGAAAGAAGTGGGAGACGACATTGGCGAAGATGAAATCATCTTCGGTATGGTGGTCTCAGAAGAGATGGGAGATGACTTGCGGGTTACCGTCGTGGCAACACGCTTTGATGAAGTCGAAGATATACTGATACAGCCTAAAAAATCCATCGCCGAAGTGGCGACTCCCACTGCCATACCAGAAGTATCAGCCCCTGCCCAACCATTGATGCCTCCTTCGGTTCAAGAACCGCCGACAACAGGCCAACATGCTCCTCGGACCGAAACCTTGCCGCGCCGCGAGTTTTACCATACAGTTCCTGCGTATAAAGGAGAGCAAGCGCTCAAAGACTTGGATGTCCCGGCTTATCAGCGCCGTCTCGGCGTGAATCCGGCGGAAGAAACGCCTCAACCGCCTCCCGCCCCCACACCAGATGAGCGTAGCCCAGCCATGAAAATACTCCGGTTAAGCGCCGAAGACCGGAACGCAAAAAAAGCACAACCGAAGCGGGATGATGACAATCCTACGTTCTTGCGTAATATGATGGACTAA
- the ftsA gene encoding cell division protein FtsA — MQERIVVGLDIGTTKVCAVVAAPDEMGRVNILGLGEAPSEGLNRGVVVNIDKTVQAIRKAVNDAAHAAGVQVESVVVGIAGDHIQSFQSRGVVTISSKNGIISPKDVARLLEDTTHVALPTDRRILHVVPQEFIVDGQDGVLDPVGMSGVRLEANVHIISGLVTAARNIFTCVERAGYQVADIVLEPLASAHAVLYPEEKEIGVVLVDIGGGTTDVAIFEDNTIRHTAVIGVAGNKVTDDVRKGLGVMREHAEQLKRQFGQAIAGFVDEEVEIVIPGVGEYGEKRIRQSTLAQIIQPRLEEILEFVQIEIKRSGHGRHMAGVVLTGGGSQIPETAELAMEVLGMNTARIGRPVGLGGGLVDEVQNPKYATAVGLTLYGLKPETIGGVAFSSRGLEATEDHEGQEESQTQKIWNRMKLWFREF; from the coding sequence ATGCAAGAGCGAATCGTAGTTGGCTTAGATATCGGAACCACCAAAGTTTGTGCGGTGGTGGCTGCCCCTGATGAAATGGGCCGTGTAAATATTCTGGGACTGGGCGAAGCACCATCCGAGGGGCTTAACCGTGGCGTGGTGGTGAATATTGACAAAACCGTTCAGGCCATTCGCAAAGCCGTAAACGATGCCGCCCATGCAGCTGGTGTTCAGGTGGAAAGCGTGGTGGTGGGCATTGCTGGCGACCACATCCAGAGTTTTCAAAGCCGTGGCGTGGTCACCATTTCCAGTAAAAATGGCATCATTAGCCCAAAAGATGTGGCCCGTTTGCTGGAAGATACCACACATGTTGCCCTTCCAACAGATCGGCGCATCCTACATGTAGTGCCTCAGGAATTTATTGTGGATGGCCAAGATGGCGTGTTGGACCCCGTCGGCATGAGTGGGGTACGCTTGGAAGCCAATGTACACATCATTTCTGGCCTCGTCACGGCAGCCCGTAATATCTTTACTTGTGTAGAACGTGCTGGCTATCAGGTTGCCGATATTGTATTGGAACCACTGGCCTCCGCACATGCCGTACTGTATCCGGAAGAAAAAGAAATTGGGGTGGTACTCGTGGACATTGGCGGAGGAACAACGGATGTGGCCATTTTCGAGGACAATACCATACGTCATACAGCGGTGATTGGGGTCGCGGGAAATAAAGTGACGGATGATGTGCGGAAAGGACTGGGCGTGATGCGTGAACATGCCGAACAACTTAAACGACAATTCGGACAAGCCATTGCCGGATTTGTGGATGAGGAAGTGGAAATTGTAATCCCTGGTGTAGGAGAATATGGCGAAAAACGGATTAGACAAAGTACATTGGCCCAAATCATCCAACCAAGGCTTGAAGAAATTTTGGAATTTGTCCAGATCGAAATCAAACGAAGTGGTCACGGAAGACACATGGCAGGCGTTGTACTAACAGGCGGTGGTTCCCAAATTCCCGAAACAGCAGAATTGGCTATGGAGGTATTAGGGATGAATACAGCCCGCATCGGACGTCCGGTAGGACTGGGTGGAGGACTGGTAGATGAGGTCCAAAACCCAAAATATGCAACCGCTGTTGGCCTCACTTTGTATGGCCTTAAACCAGAAACCATTGGGGGTGTTGCGTTTTCTTCTCGTGGATTGGAGGCCACAGAAGACCATGAAGGTCAGGAGGAAAGCCAAACCCAAAAAATATGGAACCGCATGAAGCTATGGTTTCGTGAGTTCTAA
- a CDS encoding FtsQ-type POTRA domain-containing protein: MAQDPLDVFKARPAHLGNRRIPPPDTTPPVETQPSRRFDGRVWLQNRKMWLVGVGLLIVVLGVFYLWQDFVPLKGVEFTNAQYADLTELRKLIPIADGQKTMAEVEADAIITLVKRHPWVKDATVSKGLNGILEVEITEKKPVLLVLNQDGVPQYYMDESGYPMNWVRGASFDVLPISGNTPRYQPGKKVPNGTLLTLAQDLAKLSDQVTALIASLELRPDGRVVGRAASINQNIPPRIELGKNRFEDRLLTLKAFWNQSVLPYPQKNIREIDLRWEGQVVTNEPNEQK, from the coding sequence ATGGCACAGGATCCGCTTGATGTATTCAAAGCACGGCCGGCCCATCTGGGCAACCGCCGGATTCCCCCACCAGATACCACTCCCCCGGTGGAAACGCAGCCTTCCCGACGTTTTGACGGGCGCGTATGGTTGCAAAACCGGAAAATGTGGTTGGTAGGGGTAGGACTTCTGATCGTTGTATTGGGGGTGTTTTACCTTTGGCAGGACTTCGTACCGCTGAAAGGCGTTGAATTTACTAATGCACAATATGCCGATCTCACGGAACTGCGTAAATTAATCCCGATCGCCGACGGACAAAAAACCATGGCCGAGGTGGAGGCAGACGCGATCATCACGCTGGTAAAACGACACCCTTGGGTAAAAGATGCCACGGTTAGTAAAGGATTAAATGGTATTCTCGAAGTGGAAATCACCGAAAAAAAACCCGTTTTATTGGTGTTAAACCAAGATGGCGTCCCCCAATATTATATGGATGAAAGTGGCTACCCTATGAACTGGGTGCGGGGTGCAAGTTTTGACGTGTTGCCTATTTCCGGTAATACACCAAGATATCAACCCGGTAAAAAAGTACCCAATGGCACCTTATTGACGCTTGCTCAAGACTTAGCCAAATTATCAGACCAAGTCACCGCCCTAATCGCTTCCCTTGAACTACGGCCTGATGGTCGTGTCGTTGGACGCGCCGCGTCTATTAACCAAAACATTCCACCCAGAATTGAACTGGGCAAAAATAGATTTGAAGATAGACTGCTCACGCTAAAAGCTTTCTGGAACCAGTCTGTTTTACCATACCCGCAAAAAAATATTCGTGAAATAGATTTGCGTTGGGAAGGACAGGTGGTTACGAATGAACCGAATGAGCAGAAATAA
- a CDS encoding UDP-N-acetylmuramate--L-alanine ligase has product MPRPRRKQKPLGRIKRIHMIGIGGIGMSSIAEVLISRGFEVSGSDLASTETTRRLEKRGAKIFEGHFAENVIGADVVVYSSAVKVKENPETQEANRLRIPLIGRPEMLGELMRMKYGIGIAGTHGKTTTTSLTGLVISEGDFDPTIIVGGKVSVFGSNAVSGEGDIIIIEADEYDRTFLRLTPIVAVITNIEAEHLDIYADLDDIKDAFTQYANKVPFFGRVIACLDDENVQDILGNIDRPVVTYGTARQANIRADEIRKDGMEQHFGVWHNDTFLGEINLHVPGIHNVRNALAAIAVGLEMEMPFESIVSGLDKFTGVQRRFQLKGVENDIYVIDDYAHHPTEVKATLKAANEGWRTKRIVAVFQPHLYSRTEDFKEEFARAFFNADLLVITDVFPSREAPRPGITGALIADLAKHYGHRHVHYVEDKKELPQYLKDLTQPGDVVITMGAGDIWRYGEAFLQLISNGENDGTGSA; this is encoded by the coding sequence ATGCCAAGACCCAGACGCAAACAAAAGCCATTAGGCCGCATCAAACGAATCCACATGATTGGAATCGGTGGAATTGGCATGAGTTCCATTGCCGAAGTATTGATTTCACGCGGATTTGAAGTTTCCGGCTCCGACCTTGCTTCCACCGAGACCACTCGTAGGTTGGAAAAACGTGGCGCCAAAATTTTTGAAGGCCATTTTGCCGAAAATGTAATTGGAGCAGACGTTGTAGTGTATTCATCGGCGGTAAAAGTAAAAGAAAACCCCGAAACCCAAGAGGCCAACCGATTACGCATTCCTCTCATCGGACGCCCGGAGATGTTGGGTGAATTGATGCGGATGAAATATGGCATCGGCATTGCAGGGACGCATGGCAAAACCACCACCACTTCGCTTACAGGACTGGTGATCTCGGAAGGAGACTTCGACCCAACCATTATTGTTGGCGGGAAAGTCTCTGTTTTTGGCTCCAATGCGGTATCTGGTGAAGGCGATATCATCATTATCGAAGCCGATGAATATGACCGAACGTTTCTTCGACTCACTCCCATTGTGGCTGTAATCACTAATATCGAGGCTGAACATTTAGATATTTATGCAGATTTAGACGATATTAAAGATGCCTTTACACAATATGCAAACAAAGTCCCGTTCTTTGGCCGGGTTATTGCTTGTTTAGACGATGAAAATGTGCAAGACATCTTAGGTAATATTGATCGCCCGGTGGTCACCTATGGAACAGCAAGGCAAGCGAATATCCGCGCAGACGAAATCCGGAAAGACGGCATGGAACAACATTTTGGGGTATGGCACAACGACACTTTCCTCGGTGAAATCAACCTTCATGTACCAGGAATCCATAATGTCCGAAATGCCTTGGCCGCTATTGCTGTTGGCTTAGAGATGGAAATGCCCTTTGAGAGCATTGTATCAGGGCTGGATAAATTTACGGGGGTGCAGCGAAGATTCCAACTAAAAGGGGTCGAAAATGACATCTATGTGATAGATGATTATGCCCACCACCCCACCGAGGTAAAGGCCACCCTAAAAGCCGCCAATGAAGGTTGGCGTACCAAACGGATTGTAGCCGTTTTCCAACCACACCTATACTCTCGAACCGAGGACTTTAAAGAGGAATTTGCACGGGCTTTTTTCAATGCAGATTTACTGGTCATAACTGATGTTTTTCCGTCGAGAGAGGCCCCCCGACCAGGCATCACAGGTGCCCTGATTGCAGACTTGGCCAAACATTACGGGCATCGTCATGTTCATTATGTGGAGGACAAAAAAGAACTTCCGCAATACCTAAAAGACCTGACCCAGCCCGGTGATGTCGTGATTACCATGGGCGCCGGGGATATTTGGCGGTATGGCGAAGCCTTTCTGCAATTGATTTCCAATGGAGAGAACGATGGCACAGGATCCGCTTGA
- the murG gene encoding undecaprenyldiphospho-muramoylpentapeptide beta-N-acetylglucosaminyltransferase, whose protein sequence is MKRSPRILLAGGGTGGHVYPAIAIADAIRVLAPDAVIAFAGTKDRIEWEAVPKAGYEIHPITISGVQRSFSVESIKRNLKFPFKLAAGLAQSWRLVKGFDPDIVVGTGGYVSGPVLRMASLQGKPIVLQEQNAYAGVTNKLLGQKAARIHVAFEEAKSYFPAAKCVLSGNPTRKILQDLNREEARKHWDLPAHATVLLMFGGSLGSPVLNKAMQRAYETLLKEENLFLLWQTGKQWYDRLHAELPQHPRLRLMKYLDRMEYAYAAADLVVCRAGAISCSELMVTGSPAVLIPSPHVAEDHQTKNARSMERAGAAKVLPETELQTEYGFLATIQALLHHEAERNRMRTAAQNLAKPDAAETIAKDILNLCLS, encoded by the coding sequence ATGAAACGATCCCCCAGAATACTCCTCGCTGGCGGCGGAACCGGAGGCCATGTATATCCCGCGATTGCGATCGCAGATGCCATCCGAGTACTGGCCCCCGATGCTGTGATTGCGTTCGCTGGCACCAAAGACCGGATAGAATGGGAAGCGGTTCCAAAGGCTGGATACGAAATCCATCCAATTACTATTTCCGGGGTTCAGCGGTCGTTCTCGGTCGAGAGCATCAAACGGAACCTAAAATTCCCATTTAAACTCGCCGCAGGCTTGGCGCAGAGTTGGCGGTTGGTGAAGGGATTTGATCCGGACATTGTTGTTGGAACTGGTGGGTATGTTTCCGGACCGGTATTGCGCATGGCGAGCCTTCAAGGAAAACCCATTGTATTACAAGAGCAAAATGCCTATGCCGGTGTAACCAATAAACTGCTTGGGCAAAAGGCCGCCCGGATTCATGTGGCATTCGAGGAGGCCAAATCCTACTTCCCAGCGGCTAAATGTGTGTTGAGCGGCAATCCAACCCGTAAAATCCTTCAAGACCTGAATCGGGAAGAGGCCCGAAAACACTGGGACCTGCCTGCCCATGCAACGGTTCTTTTGATGTTTGGCGGCTCTCTGGGAAGCCCCGTACTGAATAAAGCCATGCAACGCGCCTATGAAACCCTCCTTAAAGAGGAGAACCTCTTCCTGCTCTGGCAAACCGGGAAACAATGGTATGATCGCTTACACGCGGAACTGCCCCAACATCCGAGACTGCGCCTGATGAAATACCTTGATCGTATGGAATATGCCTATGCCGCTGCCGATCTTGTAGTGTGCCGCGCTGGGGCTATTTCGTGCAGTGAATTGATGGTAACTGGAAGTCCTGCTGTGTTGATTCCTTCCCCGCATGTTGCAGAGGATCATCAAACCAAAAATGCCCGCTCGATGGAAAGGGCAGGTGCAGCCAAAGTCTTGCCAGAAACAGAACTACAGACTGAATATGGTTTTTTAGCCACCATTCAAGCGTTGCTCCATCATGAAGCGGAAAGAAACAGAATGCGCACCGCAGCCCAAAATCTTGCAAAACCAGATGCTGCCGAAACCATTGCAAAAGACATTCTAAACTTGTGTCTATCTTAA
- a CDS encoding FtsW/RodA/SpoVE family cell cycle protein, with amino-acid sequence MNLTADNLLATIKNRWPDIRSWPSAAWRPTQIDRTILGTILALSLVGIVAVYSATAYLAASNGTSTEGLLLEHLVRLVIAIGAMIVFSQIDYHVVARFSKLGIFASVFLLIWVLIQGDWQGGARRAIFGFRPSDIARFALIVHVAVLLTRKQLYIQHFGRGFLPVMAWGVIITILIGAQNVSTAMVLLITVLIMGFIGRMKLVHLGSLLGLGLLLAVVMLLLFPARAERVESYLGLRLFSHTNEETVFSNRGERFQILQAQIAIANGSLTGKGIGKSTQKDWIPAAYSDFIFAIIAEEFGILGALIVLALLGIFLYRGFVHTARNAPDPLGFFLASGISLTIGLYGLVHVCVNIGLMPVTGLPFPFVSWGGTSLIVTGIMVGVLLNISGQRFAPKKREQKTKEA; translated from the coding sequence ATGAACCTCACCGCCGATAATCTTTTAGCTACCATAAAAAACCGATGGCCGGATATACGGAGCTGGCCATCAGCGGCATGGCGTCCTACACAGATAGACCGGACCATTTTGGGTACTATTCTGGCCCTAAGTCTGGTCGGAATTGTCGCCGTTTACAGTGCAACGGCTTATCTGGCTGCTTCCAACGGTACCAGTACCGAGGGCTTGTTATTAGAACACCTGGTTCGATTGGTCATTGCTATCGGGGCAATGATCGTATTTAGCCAGATTGACTATCATGTAGTAGCCCGTTTTAGTAAATTAGGGATTTTTGCATCGGTATTCTTGCTTATCTGGGTCTTGATTCAAGGCGACTGGCAAGGCGGTGCACGGCGGGCTATTTTTGGCTTTCGTCCTTCAGACATTGCGCGTTTTGCACTCATCGTCCATGTTGCGGTACTCCTTACCCGCAAGCAGTTGTATATACAACACTTTGGACGCGGTTTCCTACCCGTTATGGCTTGGGGGGTAATTATTACCATCCTGATCGGTGCACAAAACGTTTCGACGGCAATGGTTTTGCTGATAACTGTTCTGATTATGGGGTTTATCGGACGCATGAAATTGGTTCATTTGGGCAGTTTGTTGGGCCTTGGTCTGCTACTCGCAGTGGTGATGCTCTTGTTATTCCCCGCACGCGCAGAACGTGTTGAGAGCTATTTGGGCCTCCGGCTCTTTTCCCACACCAACGAAGAAACGGTGTTTAGTAATCGGGGAGAGCGCTTCCAAATACTACAAGCCCAAATAGCCATCGCCAACGGCAGTCTAACCGGAAAAGGAATCGGCAAAAGTACCCAAAAAGATTGGATTCCTGCGGCATATAGCGATTTCATTTTTGCAATCATTGCAGAAGAATTTGGGATTCTTGGCGCCCTGATTGTTCTGGCCCTTTTGGGCATTTTTCTCTATCGTGGTTTTGTACACACTGCCCGAAATGCCCCCGATCCATTAGGATTTTTTCTGGCATCGGGTATTTCACTTACCATTGGCCTTTATGGCTTGGTACATGTGTGCGTAAATATCGGTTTGATGCCCGTTACCGGCCTCCCCTTCCCATTTGTGTCTTGGGGAGGCACCTCACTCATTGTCACCGGAATCATGGTGGGCGTTTTGTTGAATATTTCCGGACAACGGTTTGCGCCTAAAAAACGGGAACAAAAAACCAAAGAGGCATGA